From Heliomicrobium modesticaldum Ice1, a single genomic window includes:
- a CDS encoding hybrid sensor histidine kinase/response regulator, with product MRIGDDELRELFQIESTERLDRMEANLLRLEEAGAEPSLLTELYRDAHSLKGAARLVEQTDMERLAHQLEDRFDQVKSGAMPVTPVLVTELEGWLDNLRKMAYRAVTGDAAIDFSPDDRPEGGAESRTVAPSDAAAAAPSAATRDDASDNRSAAASTEGEAADRAGQSQSPADKRPSMAEANPSTDPMTDGHRQAGQKALRRASGEPSALREPESSADARFETVRIATSRLDALLQETGELTVVQRRIEDRAQQFAHLISSLEEAVMGTSFHHDGIASSLLRGRFTQLIRDFSDLHKLLSTDTERLSHIAHHLHEEVRHMRLMPLSILFGQFPRLVRDLARDQGKEIRLEISGDDILVDKLILEQLKDPLVHLIRNAIDHGVERASRRRELGKPALATIRLAASRTETHVHIEVSDDGAGLDAAAIRRKAMTLSLRSRDELEAMTAQQIQALVFESGFSTRSVVSNISGRGIGLDVVKHTVEKLKGMVQIHSAPGEGSTFRLKLPLSLMTTAIVVVKAGRYYYGIPAEWVTNLIRISTSDIYKSGGAPAIRYEGQPISVAELWALLELDAPALRPAGEHRFCVVISTGEAADSLALIVDAFITEGQVIVKPFCPLLKRVRNVLGATTLGTGEVCMVLNPHDLIRTVRKGGGRKIPDPVPQVARKPRVLLADDSITTRVQLKRVVESGGYEVVACVNGAEAWKRLQLQDVQAVLSDVEMPEMDGFALTEKIRQSPSLKDLPVILITSLSCDAERQRGVDVGADAYIVKSSFDQAFLLETLRRLIQPRSGASNGGGHEKDPRGPCR from the coding sequence ATGCGGATCGGCGACGATGAACTGCGCGAACTGTTCCAGATCGAATCGACGGAGCGGTTGGACCGCATGGAAGCCAATCTGTTGCGACTGGAAGAGGCGGGCGCCGAGCCGTCCCTGCTGACGGAACTGTACCGGGACGCCCACAGCCTCAAAGGCGCAGCGCGGTTGGTCGAACAGACAGATATGGAGCGCCTCGCCCATCAGTTGGAAGATCGCTTTGACCAGGTGAAAAGCGGCGCAATGCCTGTCACGCCCGTCTTGGTGACGGAACTGGAAGGATGGCTTGATAATCTTCGGAAGATGGCCTACCGAGCGGTGACCGGTGATGCGGCGATCGACTTTTCTCCCGACGATCGTCCGGAGGGAGGGGCGGAAAGCCGGACCGTTGCGCCGTCTGATGCGGCTGCAGCGGCGCCGTCGGCGGCAACGCGGGATGATGCGTCCGACAATAGATCGGCTGCAGCATCCACGGAGGGGGAGGCTGCCGACAGGGCGGGTCAATCGCAGTCGCCTGCCGATAAGAGGCCGTCGATGGCAGAAGCAAATCCCTCAACCGATCCGATGACAGACGGGCATAGGCAGGCGGGGCAGAAGGCATTACGACGGGCGTCAGGCGAACCGTCTGCCCTACGGGAACCGGAGAGTTCCGCCGATGCCCGCTTTGAAACGGTGCGCATCGCCACGTCCCGCCTCGACGCGCTGCTCCAAGAGACAGGGGAACTGACAGTCGTACAGCGGCGGATCGAAGACCGCGCGCAGCAGTTCGCGCACCTGATCAGTTCTCTGGAAGAGGCGGTGATGGGAACATCCTTTCACCATGACGGCATCGCTTCATCGCTGTTGCGCGGTCGCTTCACCCAGTTGATCCGGGATTTCTCTGATCTGCACAAACTCTTATCGACAGATACGGAACGCTTGTCCCATATCGCCCATCACCTGCACGAAGAGGTGCGCCATATGCGGCTCATGCCCTTGAGCATCCTCTTTGGCCAGTTTCCCCGGCTCGTGCGCGACCTGGCCCGCGACCAGGGGAAGGAGATCCGCCTCGAGATCAGCGGCGACGATATCCTGGTAGATAAGTTGATCCTGGAACAGTTGAAAGACCCACTGGTTCACCTGATCCGAAACGCCATCGATCACGGCGTCGAAAGGGCAAGCCGCCGCCGGGAACTGGGCAAACCAGCGTTGGCGACGATCCGTCTGGCGGCGAGCCGGACGGAGACCCATGTGCACATCGAGGTGTCCGATGATGGCGCCGGCCTCGACGCGGCGGCCATCCGGCGCAAGGCCATGACCCTCTCCTTGCGCAGCCGGGATGAACTGGAGGCCATGACAGCGCAACAGATCCAGGCGCTCGTTTTTGAATCCGGCTTTTCCACCCGCTCCGTCGTATCCAACATCTCCGGCCGGGGAATCGGTCTGGATGTGGTCAAGCACACTGTGGAAAAACTGAAAGGCATGGTGCAGATCCATTCGGCACCCGGCGAGGGAAGCACATTCCGCCTTAAACTCCCCCTCTCTTTGATGACGACGGCCATTGTCGTCGTCAAGGCCGGGCGCTATTATTACGGTATACCGGCAGAGTGGGTGACCAACCTGATCCGCATCTCCACCAGTGACATCTATAAGAGCGGCGGCGCCCCGGCGATCCGCTACGAAGGCCAGCCCATTTCGGTAGCGGAGCTGTGGGCGCTGCTGGAACTGGACGCCCCTGCGCTGAGGCCGGCGGGCGAACACCGCTTTTGTGTCGTCATCTCTACGGGTGAGGCGGCCGACAGCCTGGCGTTGATCGTTGACGCTTTCATCACCGAAGGCCAGGTCATCGTCAAGCCCTTCTGTCCCCTGCTCAAACGGGTGCGCAATGTGCTCGGGGCGACAACCCTGGGGACTGGGGAGGTTTGCATGGTCCTCAACCCCCACGACCTGATCCGCACCGTTCGCAAGGGCGGCGGGCGAAAGATCCCCGATCCGGTTCCGCAGGTAGCGAGAAAGCCTAGGGTGTTGCTGGCCGACGACTCGATCACCACGCGGGTGCAACTCAAACGCGTCGTCGAGAGCGGCGGTTACGAGGTCGTCGCCTGTGTCAATGGCGCCGAAGCTTGGAAGCGCTTGCAGTTGCAGGATGTGCAGGCTGTGCTCAGTGATGTGGAGATGCCGGAGATGGACGGTTTCGCTTTGACCGAAAAAATCCGCCAATCCCCTTCGCTCAAAGACCTCCCGGTCATCCTGATCACCTCCCTCAGTTGCGATGCCGAACGGCAGCGGGGCGTTGATGTGGGTGCTGACGCCTATATCGTCAAATCATCTTTCGACCAGGCGTTTCTGCTGGAAACCTTGAGACGGCTCATTCAGCCGAGGTCGGGAGCAAGTAATGGAGGCGGGCATGAAAAAGATCCGCGTGGTCCTTGTAGATGA
- the cheB gene encoding chemotaxis-specific protein-glutamate methyltransferase CheB has translation MKKIRVVLVDDSPVALFVLKKILSRAEHIEVAATATDGRQALSLIPMVDPDVVCTDLHMPEMDGLELTRRLMEAFPKPIMVMSAVDGNAERTFQVLQAGALEFVDKPAGLAEKELNDKAKEIIDKISVLAGVKVFRRRNRQSQLPSLAGQGQPITVPAVIGIGASTGGPTAFAEILREVISVPVPIVAVQHMAAGFMNAFVHHLNGFSRIEAKLAENGEKMRPGRIYFAPEDYHLEVERGGCLRLTRAAPLEGHRPSVGVLLDSLARQYGADSWGILLTGMGKDGAAALKAIRDAGGYTIAQDEASCVVYGMPGEAEKIGAACRFMTPRRIGQLLACLGTDNR, from the coding sequence ATGAAAAAGATCCGCGTGGTCCTTGTAGATGATTCGCCGGTGGCGCTCTTTGTACTGAAGAAGATTCTCTCCCGGGCTGAGCATATCGAGGTGGCAGCAACGGCAACAGACGGGCGCCAAGCCTTGTCCTTGATCCCCATGGTGGATCCAGATGTGGTCTGCACCGATTTGCACATGCCTGAGATGGATGGTCTCGAATTGACGCGCCGGCTGATGGAGGCGTTTCCGAAGCCGATCATGGTCATGAGCGCTGTTGACGGCAATGCTGAGCGGACCTTTCAGGTCCTCCAGGCAGGGGCGCTTGAATTTGTCGACAAACCGGCCGGACTGGCCGAAAAGGAGCTGAACGACAAGGCGAAGGAGATCATCGACAAGATCAGCGTCCTGGCCGGGGTCAAGGTCTTTCGCCGGCGTAACCGGCAGTCCCAACTGCCATCACTTGCGGGACAAGGGCAGCCGATCACCGTCCCTGCCGTGATCGGCATCGGCGCCTCAACAGGCGGACCGACGGCCTTTGCGGAGATCCTGCGCGAAGTCATATCAGTGCCTGTGCCCATCGTGGCTGTCCAGCACATGGCTGCCGGCTTCATGAACGCCTTCGTTCATCACCTGAACGGATTTTCTCGGATCGAGGCCAAGCTGGCGGAGAACGGCGAGAAGATGCGCCCCGGCCGGATCTATTTCGCTCCCGAAGATTATCATCTCGAGGTTGAACGAGGCGGTTGCCTGCGCTTGACTCGCGCTGCCCCGCTGGAGGGCCACCGACCGTCGGTCGGCGTCCTGTTAGACTCCCTTGCGCGCCAGTACGGCGCTGACAGCTGGGGCATCCTGTTGACAGGTATGGGCAAAGACGGTGCCGCCGCTCTCAAGGCCATCCGCGACGCCGGCGGCTACACCATCGCCCAAGACGAAGCCAGTTGCGTCGTCTATGGCATGCCCGGCGAGGCGGAAAAAATCGGCGCTGCCTGCCGGTTCATGACACCGCGGCGGATCGGGCAACTGCTGGCCTGTTTGGGGACGGATAATCGATAA
- the thiH gene encoding 2-iminoacetate synthase ThiH, whose translation MGSFYEQIEAYASFDFAGFLGRVTPRQVDLVLKKDFLSPLDFLTLLSPAALERLEAMAQKAHRLTRQHFGRVIQLYTPIYLANYCVNHCLYCNFNHRSDINRRQLTEAEIEREAEAIAATGLRQILLLTGEKPGKDALDYLIRSVEIVRKHFTAIGIEVNPMDVDEYRRLAAAGVDSLTIYQEVYDRSVYDRLHPAGPKKDYRWRLDAPERGCQAGFRAVNIGALLGLNHWPSEAFFTGLHASYLQNKYLGTEIGIAVPRIKAGPGNYQPEAPVTDRDLVQILLAFRLFMPRAGITLSTREPAELRNHLLPLGITRMSAGSNTAVGGHIDDEADEGQFHVSDERSVDEVRQMLIAKGYQPVHQDWHSLA comes from the coding sequence ATGGGCTCTTTTTATGAACAGATCGAGGCTTACGCCAGCTTTGACTTCGCCGGTTTTCTTGGGCGCGTCACCCCACGGCAGGTCGACCTAGTCCTGAAGAAGGACTTCCTTTCTCCCCTCGACTTTTTGACGCTGCTCTCCCCTGCCGCCTTGGAACGCTTAGAAGCGATGGCCCAAAAAGCCCACCGCCTGACGCGCCAGCACTTCGGTCGCGTCATCCAACTGTACACGCCCATCTACCTCGCCAACTACTGCGTCAACCACTGCCTCTACTGCAACTTCAACCACCGCAGCGACATCAACCGAAGGCAGTTGACAGAAGCTGAAATTGAAAGGGAAGCGGAAGCCATCGCCGCTACGGGGTTGCGGCAGATCCTCCTGCTCACAGGCGAAAAACCGGGGAAGGATGCCCTCGATTACCTGATCCGTTCCGTGGAAATTGTCCGTAAACACTTCACCGCCATCGGGATAGAAGTCAACCCGATGGACGTAGACGAATACCGTCGCCTGGCTGCAGCTGGTGTGGACAGCCTCACCATCTACCAAGAAGTCTATGACCGGTCCGTCTACGACCGCCTCCACCCCGCCGGCCCGAAGAAAGACTACCGCTGGCGTCTCGACGCGCCGGAACGAGGCTGTCAGGCCGGCTTCCGGGCCGTTAACATCGGCGCCTTGCTGGGTCTTAACCATTGGCCCTCGGAAGCCTTTTTCACAGGCCTCCACGCCAGCTACCTGCAAAACAAATACCTCGGGACAGAGATCGGCATCGCCGTCCCCCGCATCAAGGCCGGCCCCGGCAACTACCAGCCGGAGGCGCCCGTAACAGACCGCGACCTTGTCCAGATCCTGCTCGCCTTCCGCCTTTTCATGCCCCGCGCCGGCATCACCCTCTCCACGCGGGAACCGGCAGAACTGCGCAACCATCTGCTCCCCCTCGGTATCACCCGCATGTCAGCCGGCTCAAACACGGCAGTCGGCGGTCACATCGACGACGAGGCTGACGAGGGCCAATTCCACGTCTCTGATGAGCGTTCCGTCGACGAGGTGCGCCAGATGCTGATCGCCAAGGGGTACCAGCCGGTTCACCAGGATTGGCACAGCTTGGCTTGA
- a CDS encoding thiazole synthase has translation MDRLVIGGRELKNRLFIGSGKFADERVIRDIVAQTGVEVVTVALRRVSLSGDGENILHCIPKECVLLPNTSGARTAEEAIRIARLARAAGCGNWVKIEVISDNKYLLPDNNETIKATGVLAEEGFVVLPYMHPDLYAAKELERAGAAAVMPLGAPIGTNRGLKTKEIVRILIEECSVPVIVDAGIGKPSEAAEAMEMGAAACLVNTAIATAGDPLVMARAFSQAVAAGRLAYLAQPGERTEYARASSPLTGFLGS, from the coding sequence ATGGATCGACTGGTCATCGGCGGGCGGGAACTAAAAAACCGCCTCTTCATCGGCAGCGGCAAATTCGCTGACGAGCGCGTCATCAGAGACATCGTCGCCCAGACAGGTGTCGAGGTCGTCACTGTGGCCCTGCGTCGCGTCAGCCTCTCCGGCGACGGTGAAAACATCCTGCATTGCATCCCCAAAGAGTGTGTCCTCTTGCCCAACACCTCCGGGGCTCGGACGGCGGAAGAGGCCATCCGCATCGCCCGTCTGGCCCGCGCCGCCGGCTGCGGCAACTGGGTGAAGATTGAGGTCATCTCCGACAACAAATACCTGCTGCCGGACAACAATGAGACGATCAAAGCGACCGGCGTTCTCGCCGAAGAGGGCTTTGTCGTCCTCCCCTACATGCATCCCGACCTGTACGCCGCCAAGGAACTGGAGCGGGCCGGCGCTGCCGCTGTCATGCCCTTGGGCGCCCCCATCGGCACCAACCGAGGCTTAAAGACGAAGGAGATCGTCCGCATCCTCATCGAGGAGTGCAGTGTCCCCGTCATCGTCGATGCCGGCATCGGCAAACCCTCCGAAGCGGCGGAGGCGATGGAGATGGGTGCTGCCGCCTGCCTCGTGAACACAGCCATCGCCACCGCCGGCGATCCCCTCGTCATGGCGCGCGCCTTCAGCCAGGCCGTCGCAGCCGGCCGCCTCGCTTATCTGGCCCAACCGGGTGAAAGGACCGAATACGCCCGAGCCAGCTCGCCCTTAACGGGCTTTTTGGGGAGTTAA
- the thiS gene encoding sulfur carrier protein ThiS — translation MRATVNGVPVELPEVTPLLAFLAERKLDPAVIVIEYNGQILHRDRWPDTCISDGDTLEILSFVGGG, via the coding sequence ATGCGTGCCACTGTCAACGGCGTCCCGGTGGAACTGCCGGAGGTCACACCCTTGCTCGCCTTTTTGGCGGAGCGCAAACTGGACCCAGCCGTCATCGTGATCGAATACAACGGCCAGATCCTGCACCGGGATCGCTGGCCTGACACCTGCATCAGCGACGGCGACACCCTGGAAATCCTATCATTTGTTGGAGGAGGTTAA
- a CDS encoding daunorubicin resistance protein DrrA family ABC transporter ATP-binding protein, producing the protein MDNIITVENLVKRYNDFPAVNDISFSVKNGEIFGFLGPNGAGKSTTIQILCTLLPLTSGRAVLNGFDVEKDPLKVRQSIGLVFQDFSLDDRLTAVENLYFHGMLYNVPRKVLQERMDNVLEMVQLTDRKKDLVKKYSGGMKRRLEIARGLLHYPRVLFLDEPTIGLDPQTRTAIWEHILHLRDSLGLCIFLTTHYMDEAEHCDRIAVIDHGKIIALDTPSNLKTTTVGGDRITLTADDNHFMREELKNRFGLEAVLSDDRLIFQVEQGESFIPRLVAAYPEQVKTISLHEPTLDDVFLALTGRGIRDAFLNDGERFRQRRLRRR; encoded by the coding sequence ATGGATAATATTATCACTGTTGAAAACTTAGTCAAACGGTACAACGATTTTCCGGCTGTCAACGATATATCGTTTTCGGTGAAAAACGGCGAGATCTTCGGATTTCTCGGCCCCAACGGCGCCGGGAAGTCGACGACCATCCAAATCCTCTGCACCTTGCTGCCCCTCACCTCCGGTCGGGCAGTGTTGAACGGCTTTGATGTGGAGAAAGACCCCTTGAAGGTGCGCCAGTCGATCGGTCTCGTCTTCCAAGACTTTTCTCTCGACGACCGCTTGACCGCCGTGGAGAATCTCTACTTCCACGGGATGCTCTACAACGTGCCCCGGAAGGTTTTGCAGGAGCGGATGGATAACGTCCTTGAGATGGTCCAATTGACGGATCGGAAAAAGGATCTGGTCAAGAAATACTCCGGCGGGATGAAGCGACGGCTGGAAATCGCCCGCGGTTTGCTCCACTACCCCAGGGTGCTGTTTTTGGATGAGCCGACCATCGGCCTCGACCCTCAGACCCGCACCGCCATCTGGGAACATATCCTGCACCTTAGAGACAGCCTGGGGCTGTGCATCTTCCTGACGACCCACTACATGGACGAGGCGGAACACTGTGACCGCATCGCCGTCATCGACCATGGCAAGATCATCGCCCTGGATACACCTTCTAACCTGAAGACAACCACCGTCGGCGGCGACCGGATCACGCTGACCGCCGACGACAACCATTTCATGAGAGAAGAATTAAAAAACCGCTTCGGTCTGGAAGCGGTCCTTTCAGACGATAGGTTGATTTTTCAGGTAGAACAGGGCGAGTCCTTCATACCGCGACTCGTTGCCGCCTATCCTGAGCAGGTAAAGACGATCAGCCTCCATGAGCCCACCTTGGATGATGTCTTTCTGGCATTGACAGGCCGGGGGATACGAGATGCCTTCCTGAATGATGGGGAAAGGTTTCGGCAGAGGCGGTTGAGGAGAAGATAG
- a CDS encoding ABC transporter permease — protein MLKTIYVIWRRELLRFIREKSQWAGMILQPTFYLTFVGTGIAASMRFRIAPEGADVSYMTFIYPGIIAMSVLFTAMSSGISIIWDREFGFLKEILVAPVPRWAISVGKALGIGTIVCFQGVVLLCLSPLAGVPITIGKALLVLPVCALIGFSIGLLGLSIAGRMESMQGFQLISNFLTMPMFFLSGAMYPMQSAPSWLQWLMRVDPLTYGVDALRNIIYKGIPEAAVMLHHSLAVDVAALSAFAFVTAVTGLTAFNRQG, from the coding sequence GTGCTGAAAACGATCTACGTCATCTGGCGCCGCGAACTGCTCCGTTTCATCCGCGAAAAAAGCCAATGGGCCGGCATGATCCTCCAACCTACTTTTTATCTCACCTTTGTCGGAACGGGCATCGCCGCCTCGATGCGTTTCCGCATCGCCCCGGAAGGGGCCGATGTGAGCTACATGACCTTCATCTACCCCGGCATCATCGCCATGTCGGTCCTCTTTACCGCCATGTCCTCGGGGATATCGATCATCTGGGATCGGGAGTTCGGTTTCCTAAAGGAGATCCTCGTGGCGCCGGTGCCCCGCTGGGCCATCTCTGTCGGCAAAGCCCTCGGTATCGGCACCATCGTATGCTTTCAGGGGGTTGTCCTCCTGTGCCTGTCGCCTTTGGCCGGCGTGCCCATCACCATCGGGAAGGCGTTGCTCGTCCTGCCCGTTTGCGCCCTCATTGGCTTCTCTATCGGCTTGCTCGGCCTATCCATCGCCGGGCGGATGGAATCGATGCAGGGATTTCAGTTGATCTCCAACTTCCTGACCATGCCGATGTTTTTCTTGAGCGGCGCCATGTATCCCATGCAAAGTGCCCCCTCATGGCTGCAGTGGCTCATGCGCGTCGACCCCCTCACCTATGGCGTCGATGCGCTCCGAAACATCATCTACAAGGGCATTCCGGAGGCGGCAGTTATGCTTCATCACAGCCTCGCTGTCGATGTGGCCGCCTTGAGCGCCTTCGCTTTCGTGACAGCGGTGACGGGCCTGACGGCTTTCAACCGTCAGGGGTAG